The region GTCGTGGATGCGGATTTACTCAGGACAGTTGCAGCAGCCTTTGGGATTGAGATCAGAGGCAAAGGTGGAACTGTAGGGTTAAGTTATGAGGCTGCCCTGGCTCAATTACTCAACCATCTGGCAGAACACCATCAGGACTATAACCCTCCAACAACCCAATCTCCATCCAAACAACCGGGTTCAGCTCTGGCGATCGCAGTGACCGACCAGGCCAAAACCCTCGCCTGGTTCACCGGCAGAATTGAAGCCCTCGAACAGGAGGTTGAAACCCTGAAAAAAGAACGGGCTGATCTGATGGCTCAGGTGGGACAGCCACCCTTATTTGAACTGGAACAACTGCAGCAGGAAAATCAACGCCTCAAACTGGAGCGTGACCAGGCTACAACCAAACTGGAAGCCTTCAGACGCCTCTTGAATGGGAACGAAGATCCCCCCGAACAGGGTCAGAGCGAACAGGCAGCCCCAATCGAAGCAGTGACCCATCTGCCCATCACCTCCCCCGACAAACCACAACCAGAAGCATCGTCGGCTGAATCGATCCGGGTTCGCAAACGCCAGGCAGAAAATCAGGTACTGGACAATATCCGCCAAGCTGTCCGGGCAATGATGGCGTTGAATGACCAGGATGGAAGAGCTCTAAATGACAAATGGTACATCTCTTTTCCGGCAATTCAGACCCTGTTGAGAGCCCATGGGATGTCTGCGAATCAAAAATTGGTCGCTCAGGTGTTTGAAGAAATGAAAGCGGAACTCGAACACCATCACGATCGCCATGGGATGGGATCACGGCATAATCGCAGACACCCCGATCTGACTAAAATTGTCCAGCAAATCAACTTGAAGCCTCTCTTGAATGCCGCCCTGGCCGATTCTTAAGACTATAGTCGTCGTAGCCATTTGGGACGAGAGCAGAGGAGGATGAGGTTACTCCCCCTCCTATCATCCCATTCCTGCCTATTCTCCATAAGCATCTCCAACCACTTTGCCTCGGAACACAACATAGTTATAGATGTTGTAAGCCAGGACGATCGGAATCAGGAAACCAATAAAGGTCAGCATAAAAACCAGAGAACTGAGAGAGGCAGCCGCCTGGTAAATGGTAACGCTGGGGGGAATGATATTGGGGAAGATCACAAACCCTAAGCCAATAAATGAGAGCGCGAACAGCAGAAAAGTCCAGATTAAGGGGGTGTTTTCTTCCCGATGCTTCAGACTTTGTAATAGTAGCCAGCCCAGCACAATTCCCAACAGGGGAATTAATCCGAAAATATAAACCATTGGGGCTGTGAATAATAATGTCCGGGCTTGTTCAGACAGAATGGGCGTGGTCACCGTAATGAAAACAGCACCAATGAGGGTTGTCCAGGTGGCGATCGTGGCCGTTTTATAATGGGTGTCCTGTAGCTCACCCGAGGTTTTGAGAATCAAATAGGTAGAGCCAATCAGGACATAGCCTTGAATCAAAGTCAGGGCAACAATGACGGATCGCCAGGTCAGCCAGTCCCAGATGCCCCCTGCAAAGTGCCCTGCTGCATCCACCGTAATCCCTTCAAACACGCTGCCCAAGGCAAACCCCTGCCCCAATGCTGCCAGAAAACTACCGACTCCAAAAGTAATATTC is a window of Leptolyngbya sp. 'hensonii' DNA encoding:
- the cydB gene encoding cytochrome d ubiquinol oxidase subunit II, with amino-acid sequence MEPLQQFLPQVWFFILGLFLFLYVLLDGFDLGVGILSLTASSEERRSILMTSLGNVWDANETWLVLMGGSLFGAFPLAYATILNALYLPAVIMVVGLILRAVSFEFRENADNKLVWNITFGVGSFLAALGQGFALGSVFEGITVDAAGHFAGGIWDWLTWRSVIVALTLIQGYVLIGSTYLILKTSGELQDTHYKTATIATWTTLIGAVFITVTTPILSEQARTLLFTAPMVYIFGLIPLLGIVLGWLLLQSLKHREENTPLIWTFLLFALSFIGLGFVIFPNIIPPSVTIYQAAASLSSLVFMLTFIGFLIPIVLAYNIYNYVVFRGKVVGDAYGE